The stretch of DNA ATATGGTCTGAATCGGCCATTTATTTACCTTTGGTACTTGGTTTAGACCCCTTTATTTTTCATTCGTTTATTAACAATAGATCAAAATATTCGTAAGAAAGCTTAAAAAAGTCCCTCATGAAACAATTTTGCAGCATGCTTCCTTTTTTTCTTTTGAGCTCCTACTTGCTTAGCCAACCTGCCTATTTCCAACAAGAGGTTGATTACGAAATTCTGGTAACCCTTAATGATACAACCCATTCCTTAAGTGGCCAAACGCTAATTCATTATAAAAACCACTCTCCGGATACGCTCTTTCAACTTTATTTTCACCTTTGGCCTAATGCCTACCGGGATCAATCCACGGCCCTGGCAAAACAATTCCTTCAGCAAGGAAAACTCGATTTCTATTTCTCCAAAGATAGCCAATTGGGTTACATTTCAAACCTGGATTTTGCAATTAATGGAGAGAAAGCCAGTTGGGCCCTTGATCCGAAAAACCCAGATATAGCCATCATCGCCTTGGCAAATCCACTCTTACCTGGTCAAAAAATCGAGATCAGCACCCCCTTTTACCTAAAAATCCCAGCTTCCTTTTCACGGCTGGGCCACATTGGGCAGTCTTATCAAATCACGCAATGGTATCCCAAGCCCGCCGTGTATGATCGGGAGGGCTGGCATCCGATGCCATATCTTGATAATGGAGAATTTTATTCCGAGTTTGGCACCTTTGAGGTATCCATTCAGCTTCCAGATAATTACGTGGTTGGTGCAACTGGTGTCTTACAAGAGGAAAGCGAAAAAGCATTTTTAATGCAACGTCACGAAGCGACCAAAGCCTATCTTGATAGCCTGGATTATCCTTCCTTCGATATCGTAGAAGAAGCCTTTCCGCCCTCTTCTACAGCATTAAAAACGCTCCATTTCAAAGCTGAAAAAGTACATGATTTTGCCTGGTTTGCCGACAAACGCTTTAAGGTGCTGGCCGACCAGGTGCAGCTTCCCAATGGCCAAGTGGTTGAAACGCAGGTTTTATTCACCCAAAGTGAAGAGGGGTATTGGAAAAAGGCGATGGACTACCTTAAACGATCCTTGCTTTTTTATTCAGAAAAAGTAGGGAACTACCCCTATCCACAATGCACGGTGGTCCAAAGCGCCCTGAGTGCAGGTGGAGGTATGGAATATCCCATGATAACCGTAATTGATGAGGTGGGAAGTGATTATTTTTTGGACGAAGTCATTACACACGAGGTTGGGCACAATTGGTTTTATGGCATTTTAGCAAATAATGAACGGCAGTATGCCTGGATGGACGAAGGGATTAATACCTATTATGAACAGCGTTATTTGAAGGCTTTCCAACTGCCTGAGGAAGATTCAGCAGCGGCCTATCGGGAAACGGCGACTCCCTTTGAAAGCTATCGATTGGCTTACCAGTACCAGGCGCGTACTCGAAAAGAACAAGCGCCAAGCACACCAGCAGCGGAATTTTCAGCCAACAATTATTGGTTGGGCGCATACGAAAAACCAGCGTTGGCCTTTTATATGCTGGAAAACTACCTCGGCACCGCTAATTTTGACCGGGCAATGCAGGCTTATTATCAAAACTGGCAATTCAAACACCCTTCTCCTGCTGACCTTCAGGCACATTTAGAAACCGTCGCGGGAGAACCGCTAGATTGGCTCTTTAATGGCCTACTCGGAAGTAATGACCATTTAGATTATGCCATTCAAGGAGTTAAAAAAGAGGGAAATCAACTGGCTATCGTTGTTAAAAAAAAGGGCGCGATTTCAAGTCCTATTGCCATTGGAGGCATTAAAGATAATCAACTACAAAACATCACCTGGCATCAACCAACGGGAGCGCAGACTACTATTCTACTGGCAGATGAGGGCTATGACCAAATAGTCATTGATCCTTTAAATTGGACCCCTGATTTAATCCCACAAAATAACGAGTGGCGCCGCCAAAGCCTTTTTCCCACCATAGCTCCCTTACGTTTCCCATTGTTGGGGCTTTTTGAAAACCCCAAACACACCAATATCAATTGGATGCCCACCTATCTTTCGAATGCCTATGACAAATCCATGTTTGGGCTGGCTATTTACAATACGGTTTTCCCCTTTCGATCCTTAGAATATGCCTTGGCGCCCATGTATGCCTTAGGAAGCAACAGCTTAAATGGCGCTGGTATCGTCCAATATCACCACTATCCCAAAACGCGGGGAATCGAGAAATTAACCATCGGAATTCAAGGAAAAAGCTTTCATTATTTTACACAAACGGAACTGGACTATGATTTAAAATATAGCCGCCTGGTTCCTTTTATTCGATTGCATTTGAGGTCGACTCCAACCTCCACTTTTTCGCAAAGCATCGAGCTTAGAAGTGTTGGATTGTGGACAGACAAAGCCATATTCAGCAACCTTGGAACCTATAGTGGCAATCGGCAAGAAAAAACCTTTATTCATCGCCTATTATATGAAGGAAAAAACCAGCGCGCCTTAAATCCCTTTGAATATCGTTTCGCCCTAGAAAGTCAGGCTTATGAAGCTAGTCTAAAAAACCAAAAATACCTGCGCGCCAGCCTGGAAGGGCAACATCAACTCACCTATGCGCCTGACCGCCATTTATTCATTCGCTTCTTTACAGGTGTACACCTGAACAACAGCCGACGGAAAGCTGGCGCCATTTCGCCAGGTGCCTTCAACCTGGTCAGTCAGGGCTTTAATGATTATCGTTTTGAAGATGCCTACTTTGGTAGGAACGAAACGACAGGCTTTAATGCTCAGCAGATAACAATGAGAGAGGGCGGCTTTAAAACACCGATTCCCCAAGGTTTTCAACTGGGAAGGAGCAATGATTATGTACTGGCCCTAAATTTCAAGGTGGATCTTCCTTTACTAGCGGCTAGTCCACTCCATATTCGGCCTTATGCTGACCTGGGCTATTTTCACAATGCTACCCCGATTGGCCAAAATGCCACTTTCGCCGACCAATTCCTTTGGAATGGAGGGCTGGCCATAGAATTGCTAGATGGGGTCATAGGTTTTTACTTCCCTTTTGTTAGTTCTAAAAACCTACAGCATCTTTTGTTTGAACGTGGGGGCTATTTTAGCAGGGTAAGCTTTGCTTTTGATATCAGCCGGGGAGACCCCAGAGAACGATGGGGTGCATTTTAATTTCCGATTGAAATATTCGTAAAAACTCGTAATTTCACTTGCCTTTTCACTTAATTTAATCTACTCATGCTAAGATTACTTCCTTTATTGCTGTTGATCACTCTATTGGGCTGCAAAACGGACAGCCCCACCAAAACCACGATCAGTGCTGCGCCACAGGCCAAGAAAGTCATTCACACCTTCACGGAACACGACAATACCCGAGAAGACCCCTATCACTGGTTGAGTGATAAAAATAACCCGGAAGTAATTCAACTGCTTGAAAAAGAGAATGAACACACCACAACTACGCTCGCCCATACCAAAGATTTACAGGATCAACTTTATGAAGAGTTAATAGCCCGAATAGAACAGAAGTACGAATCGCTACCTTCAAAAAACAATGGTTATTGGTATTATGTACGCTATGAAGAAGGAAATGAATACCCACTTTATTGTCGGAAAAAGGACAACCTTGATGCACCCGAGGAAATTCTCCTCAATGTCAATGAAATGGCAAAAGGATATGAAATTTACCGTCTATTCCAATATTTTGTTAGCCCCGACAATGAAAAAATCGCCTTCCTGGTAGATACTTCAGGAGACCGACGGAATACCCTTTATTTCAAAGACCTAAAAACAGGAGCCTTGCTAGCCGACCAGGTTTCCAATTGCGCTTATGGTGGCGCCTGGGCCAATGATAACCAACATTTTTTCTATACACTAAACGATAAAACCGTAAGAAGCGACCGCGTTTTTCGGCATAAATTGGGCGACGACATCACCGGCGATTTACAGATATATGCAGAGCCAGATAGCACCTTTTCGGCAGGCGTTACCCGCTCTGAAGATGGCCGCTATATCTTTATGGGCTCAGGAAGCACTACTTCAGCGGAGTTCTGGTATGTGCCCGCAGATCAACCAACTAGCCAGCCGAAGGTCATTCAGCCCAGACAAAAAGGATTGGAGTATCAAGTAGAAAGTTATACTGGCCAAGACTTTTACATCTACCATAATCACAATGCACGCAATTTCAAGATTTCAAAAGCGCCGATAGCTCGCCCAGGGCTTGAAAACTGGGAAGATGTGGTTCCTCATAAAAAAGGTGTTTTGATCAATGGTTTTACCGTTAAAGAAAAATATGTGGTCGTTCAGGAACGGTCTAATGCCTTAGACATGATTCATGTGATCAATCGGGAAACGGGAGAGGAAAGCTATGTGAATTTTGGCGAGGATGTTTATTCCGCTAACATGTACAATCCTACCGACGAATTCCGCTCCGATAGTATTCGCTATAACTACACCTCTCTAACTACGCCCAATTCCGTTATCGGCTACAACCTGACCACTAAAGCCAAGAAAGTACTCAAGCAAGAAATCGTCGGCGGCAACTACAATGCCGCTTTGTACGAAACCAAACGCTTATGGGCAACCGCTACAGACGGAACCAAGGTGCCCATCTCCATCGTCTATAGCAAAGAAAAATTCAAGCAGGATGGAACGCATCCTTGCCTTTTGTACTCGTATGGTTCCTATGGTTCCAGCAGTATGCCTTCCTTCCGGTCTAGCGTGATCAGCCTCCTCGATCGTGGCTTTGTATACGCGATTGCCCATATCAGAGGTGGCCAGGAAATGGGTCGAGAATGGTACGAGGACGGCAAATTATTACATAAGAAAAACACCTTTACCGATTTCATCGACTGCGCCGATTTTTTGGTAAACGAAAAATATACTAATAAAGAAGGGCTCTTTGCCATGGGAGGTAGCGCAGGTGGTATGCTCATGGGCGCAGTGGTCAATATGCGCCCCGATCTGTTCAAAGGCATTATTGCCTATGTCCCCTGGATGGACGTCATCACCGACATGACCAATCCCAACCTTCCCCTAACGACCTTGGAATATGAAGAATGGGGTGATCCCTTTGTAAAAGAATACTACGATTATATGCTGAGCTGGTCACCATATGACAATATCAAGCCCGCAGATTATCCGGCCATTTTGGCAACAGGTGGATTGAATGACACCCAGGTTCCTTATTTCAGTCCAGCCAAATGGGTGCAAAAAATACGAGAAAATAATACCGGCAATGAGCCTGTTCTATTTAAGGTGAACATGGGTGCTGGCCACGGCGGCGCTTCCGGGCGCTTTGAACGACAAAAAGAGACGGCCCTCGTTTACGCTTTTATGGTAGACCAAGTGTCGGAAAAGGTTAAAAATTAAGCATTTATCAAGGCTATGACTAAAACAACTTAGTCTGCCCGTTATCTTCTATATCAAAATCAATGCTATCTCCAGGAGATAGCTTATCTTTTTTTGCAGTTATTACTTCTTCTTCATTTGCACCACCTCCTTCATCGGGGTTAGGTGTGACATCTTTGAAGCTAGATAATTTTTTATCAATCAATTTATTACCTAATGCTTTCCAGCCTTTCACTTCAATGAAATCAGCCAGTTCTACCGTCGCTACTTCCTTGCCCTCTTTGGTCCGGTAGCCATATTCCAAAATGGGTTCTGGATCCGCAGAAGCAAAATAGAGTTTGGTGTTTTTGTGCTCCGAAAGGAAGGGGAAGCGTTGATTGAGTTTATTTGTCTCAATTTGAAAGCGTTTGACCATTGTCCACTCCTTGCCTCCTTCAAAATACACGGCACTTATAACCGTATCTTTCTTTAACTTACCAACATGCAAGACCTCATTGGTATCAAATTTCTTGTTATAATCGAGTTCCAGCTGTTCGTATTCTCCACTTTTATAGATGGCCAAAAGGCTATCACCCGTATCAAAGGCACCTAAATAAACACCTCTTTTTTCCGTATTTACCCGACCACTTACCTCGTCCATCCACACTTTGATGGCTCCGAGTGTAGATTTGCCAGCTTCTTTAAGTACTATTTTCCGAACAGGATAACGGGTAAGGATATTACCTCCTGAACCGCGCCCTTTAATATCAATCGTACTAAAGTCAAAATCGAATACTTTTATGCGGGCCTTGCTCCCCTGGGTCAGTTGTACATTAATGATTTCAGCTTCTCCATTGGGATTGGCCGTAAAGTATAACAATTTGGAGCCCTTGGTGCCCTTGGTCATATCATATTCCCGGTCGCGGGTTATGGCTGTTACATTGAACCTTTTGACCATGGTTCTACCACTTTTCCCATCCACATAGACCATATTGTAGGTCGTGCGCTCATCACCTTTCTTCCAAACATCGACATGAATAATGTCTTTGCCCATAAACACTTTATCTGCAATGCGCGACACCTGGAAATTTCCATCCTTTCTAAAAACGATAATATCATCAATATCGGAACAGTCGCACACAAACTCCTCTTTTTTCAGAGAATGCCCTATAAAGCCTTCGGCCCGATTGACATACAGTTTGGAATTATTGGCTACTACCTCTGTCGCCGTAATCGTATCAAATGTAGTGATTTCGGTAAGGCGCTCCCTTCCTTTTCCATATTTCGCCAATAAATCCTCGTAATAGGCAATGGTATATTCTGTCAGATGGACCAGGTGGTGCTTGACCTCCTCTAGGGCTTCCTCCAATTTAGCAATGAGTTCATCTGCCTTAAAAGCGTTGAATTTAGAAATTCGTTTAATTTTGATTTCCGTAAGGCGGACAATATCATCCTCGGTTACCTTGCGCAATAAAAGCAAACGATTGTCATTAGGCTGGGGCTTTTCCCCAGGAACAATAACATATTTTTTGAGTTCGAGGTCGATCGTTTCGATAACGGCTTCCCAGGTTTCACATTCTTCTATTTCCCGATAAACCCTGTTTTCAATAAATATTTTTTCCAGGCTAGCGAAATGGAGTTTTTCCTCTAATTCTCCTTTCCGTATTTCGAGTTCCTGACGCAATAAATCCTTGGTGCGGAAAGTATTGATGTGCAGGATCTCTTCCACCGTAATAAAATGTGGCTTATTGTCGACAATGACGCACGCATTGGGTGAAATAGGCTTTTCACATTTGGTAAAAGCGTATAGTGCATCGATGGTTACATCAGGAGACACACCAGGCGCCAATTCAATTTGAATTTCTACATCCTTGGCGGTATTATCTACCACCTTTTTAATTTTGATCTTCCCTTTATCATTCGCCCTAATGATGTCTTCAATCAGGCTGGAAGTCGTTTCTCCAAAGGGCAAATCCTTGATGACAAGTGTCTTTTTATCCAGGGATACTATTCGAGCCCTGACTTTTACCTTACCTCCTCTTTTTCCACCATTATAATCCGTCACATCGATCATCCCTCCCGTCTGA from Saprospiraceae bacterium encodes:
- a CDS encoding M1 family metallopeptidase, producing MKQFCSMLPFFLLSSYLLSQPAYFQQEVDYEILVTLNDTTHSLSGQTLIHYKNHSPDTLFQLYFHLWPNAYRDQSTALAKQFLQQGKLDFYFSKDSQLGYISNLDFAINGEKASWALDPKNPDIAIIALANPLLPGQKIEISTPFYLKIPASFSRLGHIGQSYQITQWYPKPAVYDREGWHPMPYLDNGEFYSEFGTFEVSIQLPDNYVVGATGVLQEESEKAFLMQRHEATKAYLDSLDYPSFDIVEEAFPPSSTALKTLHFKAEKVHDFAWFADKRFKVLADQVQLPNGQVVETQVLFTQSEEGYWKKAMDYLKRSLLFYSEKVGNYPYPQCTVVQSALSAGGGMEYPMITVIDEVGSDYFLDEVITHEVGHNWFYGILANNERQYAWMDEGINTYYEQRYLKAFQLPEEDSAAAYRETATPFESYRLAYQYQARTRKEQAPSTPAAEFSANNYWLGAYEKPALAFYMLENYLGTANFDRAMQAYYQNWQFKHPSPADLQAHLETVAGEPLDWLFNGLLGSNDHLDYAIQGVKKEGNQLAIVVKKKGAISSPIAIGGIKDNQLQNITWHQPTGAQTTILLADEGYDQIVIDPLNWTPDLIPQNNEWRRQSLFPTIAPLRFPLLGLFENPKHTNINWMPTYLSNAYDKSMFGLAIYNTVFPFRSLEYALAPMYALGSNSLNGAGIVQYHHYPKTRGIEKLTIGIQGKSFHYFTQTELDYDLKYSRLVPFIRLHLRSTPTSTFSQSIELRSVGLWTDKAIFSNLGTYSGNRQEKTFIHRLLYEGKNQRALNPFEYRFALESQAYEASLKNQKYLRASLEGQHQLTYAPDRHLFIRFFTGVHLNNSRRKAGAISPGAFNLVSQGFNDYRFEDAYFGRNETTGFNAQQITMREGGFKTPIPQGFQLGRSNDYVLALNFKVDLPLLAASPLHIRPYADLGYFHNATPIGQNATFADQFLWNGGLAIELLDGVIGFYFPFVSSKNLQHLLFERGGYFSRVSFAFDISRGDPRERWGAF
- a CDS encoding S9 family peptidase gives rise to the protein MLRLLPLLLLITLLGCKTDSPTKTTISAAPQAKKVIHTFTEHDNTREDPYHWLSDKNNPEVIQLLEKENEHTTTTLAHTKDLQDQLYEELIARIEQKYESLPSKNNGYWYYVRYEEGNEYPLYCRKKDNLDAPEEILLNVNEMAKGYEIYRLFQYFVSPDNEKIAFLVDTSGDRRNTLYFKDLKTGALLADQVSNCAYGGAWANDNQHFFYTLNDKTVRSDRVFRHKLGDDITGDLQIYAEPDSTFSAGVTRSEDGRYIFMGSGSTTSAEFWYVPADQPTSQPKVIQPRQKGLEYQVESYTGQDFYIYHNHNARNFKISKAPIARPGLENWEDVVPHKKGVLINGFTVKEKYVVVQERSNALDMIHVINRETGEESYVNFGEDVYSANMYNPTDEFRSDSIRYNYTSLTTPNSVIGYNLTTKAKKVLKQEIVGGNYNAALYETKRLWATATDGTKVPISIVYSKEKFKQDGTHPCLLYSYGSYGSSSMPSFRSSVISLLDRGFVYAIAHIRGGQEMGREWYEDGKLLHKKNTFTDFIDCADFLVNEKYTNKEGLFAMGGSAGGMLMGAVVNMRPDLFKGIIAYVPWMDVITDMTNPNLPLTTLEYEEWGDPFVKEYYDYMLSWSPYDNIKPADYPAILATGGLNDTQVPYFSPAKWVQKIRENNTGNEPVLFKVNMGAGHGGASGRFERQKETALVYAFMVDQVSEKVKN
- a CDS encoding DNA gyrase/topoisomerase IV subunit A gives rise to the protein MSNDILDITPNGEEKDQVISLNGMYKDYFLDYASYVILERAVPALEDGLKPVQRRIFHAMKEMDDGRYNKVANIIGQTMQYHPHGDAAIGDAMVNLGQKDLMIDCQGNWGDPRTGDRAAASRYIEARLTKFALDVAFNAQTTEWQISYDGRKREPINLPMKFPLVLAQGAEGIAVGLSTKILPHNFIELIKASIKILQDKKVKIYPDFQTGGMIDVTDYNGGKRGGKVKVRARIVSLDKKTLVIKDLPFGETTSSLIEDIIRANDKGKIKIKKVVDNTAKDVEIQIELAPGVSPDVTIDALYAFTKCEKPISPNACVIVDNKPHFITVEEILHINTFRTKDLLRQELEIRKGELEEKLHFASLEKIFIENRVYREIEECETWEAVIETIDLELKKYVIVPGEKPQPNDNRLLLLRKVTEDDIVRLTEIKIKRISKFNAFKADELIAKLEEALEEVKHHLVHLTEYTIAYYEDLLAKYGKGRERLTEITTFDTITATEVVANNSKLYVNRAEGFIGHSLKKEEFVCDCSDIDDIIVFRKDGNFQVSRIADKVFMGKDIIHVDVWKKGDERTTYNMVYVDGKSGRTMVKRFNVTAITRDREYDMTKGTKGSKLLYFTANPNGEAEIINVQLTQGSKARIKVFDFDFSTIDIKGRGSGGNILTRYPVRKIVLKEAGKSTLGAIKVWMDEVSGRVNTEKRGVYLGAFDTGDSLLAIYKSGEYEQLELDYNKKFDTNEVLHVGKLKKDTVISAVYFEGGKEWTMVKRFQIETNKLNQRFPFLSEHKNTKLYFASADPEPILEYGYRTKEGKEVATVELADFIEVKGWKALGNKLIDKKLSSFKDVTPNPDEGGGANEEEVITAKKDKLSPGDSIDFDIEDNGQTKLF